A single region of the Nocardioides ochotonae genome encodes:
- a CDS encoding tryptophan 2,3-dioxygenase: MDADPRESFVSFGEQGAQLTYGSYLRLPQLLDAQHLESDPPAHDELLFITIHQVYELWFKQLLHELGAARDAMSAGRGWWARHLLHRVHVIERVLVQQVDVLETMTPQDFLEFRQRLAPASGFQSVQFRELEFLSGAQDPAYLERFRGLSAEEEERLARRLAEPTLWDAFLDVLRAQGLDTGTDEAVTASLRTAYHDRARYAEVWSLAEALLQHDELAAAWRARHVVMVERMIGARSGTGGSSGATYLRGRVPLQYYPLLWELRSAL, from the coding sequence ATGGACGCCGATCCGCGCGAGTCGTTCGTCTCCTTCGGGGAGCAGGGGGCCCAGCTGACCTACGGCAGCTACCTGCGGCTGCCGCAGCTGCTGGACGCCCAGCACCTGGAGTCCGACCCGCCGGCCCACGACGAGCTGCTGTTCATCACCATCCACCAGGTCTACGAGCTGTGGTTCAAGCAGCTGCTGCACGAGCTCGGCGCGGCCCGCGACGCGATGAGCGCGGGGCGCGGGTGGTGGGCGCGGCACCTGCTCCACCGGGTGCACGTCATCGAGCGGGTGCTGGTCCAGCAGGTCGACGTGCTGGAGACGATGACGCCGCAGGACTTCCTGGAGTTCCGCCAGCGGCTCGCGCCGGCCAGCGGCTTCCAGTCCGTGCAGTTCCGCGAGCTGGAGTTCCTCTCCGGCGCCCAGGACCCCGCCTACCTCGAGCGCTTCCGCGGGCTGAGCGCCGAGGAGGAGGAGCGGCTCGCCCGGCGTCTGGCCGAGCCGACGCTGTGGGACGCCTTCCTCGACGTGCTGCGCGCCCAGGGGCTCGATACCGGCACCGACGAGGCCGTGACCGCTTCGCTGCGCACGGCGTACCACGACAGGGCGCGGTACGCCGAGGTCTGGTCGCTCGCCGAGGCGCTGCTCCAGCACGACGAGCTGGCGGCGGCCTGGCGCGCCCGGCACGTGGTGATGGTCGAGCGGATGATCGGTGCCCGCTCGGGGACCGGCGGCTCCAGCGGCGCGACCTACCTGCGCGGACGGGTGCCGCTCCAGTACTACCCGCTGCTGTGGGAGCTCCGCTCGGCGCTCTGA
- the pruA gene encoding L-glutamate gamma-semialdehyde dehydrogenase, protein MDALTTPPTPVNEPILTYAPGSAERAALRTELERLSAGSRDLPAHIGGRWVSGKGEEIPVVQPHDHGHVLGVTRASTHDDARAALDAARAAAPGWRALPAEERSAVLLRAADLLSGPWRQRLNAATMLGQSKTVVQAEIDSACELIDFWRFNVHYAAQIRAEQPIAHSPGVWNRTDHRPLEGVVYAITPFNFTAIAGNLPTAPALMGNTVIWKPSPTQQLAASLTMELLEEAGLPPGVINMLPGDGVAVSDVVLGDPDLAGIHFTGSTPTFQHLWRTVGENIASYRTYPRLVGETGGKDFVVAHPSADPAALRTALIRGAFEYQGQKCSAASRAYVARSVWDRIRDDLVAEVESLSMGDVRDLSHFMGAVIDARAFAKHEAAISRARATDSLRVLAGGECDDSVGWFVRPTVVEGGDPTDEMFRTEYFGPILAVHVYDDGDFETVVDQMESSAPYALTGAVVARDRRAITWASERLRFAAGNFYVNDKPTGAVVGQQPFGGGRASGTNDKAGAASNLLRWTSPRSIKETFVPPTDHRYPHMESD, encoded by the coding sequence ATGGACGCCCTCACGACGCCGCCCACCCCCGTCAACGAGCCGATCCTGACCTACGCGCCCGGCAGCGCGGAGCGCGCGGCGCTGCGCACCGAGCTCGAGCGCCTGTCGGCCGGCTCCCGCGACCTGCCCGCCCACATCGGCGGCCGCTGGGTCTCCGGCAAGGGTGAGGAGATCCCGGTCGTGCAGCCCCACGACCACGGCCACGTGCTCGGCGTGACGCGCGCCAGCACCCACGACGACGCGCGCGCGGCCCTGGACGCCGCCCGGGCCGCGGCGCCCGGCTGGCGCGCCCTGCCCGCCGAGGAGCGCAGCGCCGTCCTGCTCCGGGCCGCCGACCTGCTGTCCGGGCCGTGGCGCCAGCGGCTCAACGCCGCCACGATGCTCGGCCAGTCCAAGACGGTGGTGCAGGCCGAGATCGACAGCGCCTGCGAGCTCATCGACTTCTGGCGCTTCAACGTCCACTACGCCGCCCAGATCCGCGCCGAGCAGCCGATCGCCCACAGCCCCGGCGTGTGGAACCGCACCGACCACCGCCCGCTCGAGGGGGTGGTCTACGCGATCACGCCGTTCAACTTCACCGCCATCGCCGGCAACCTGCCCACCGCGCCCGCGCTGATGGGCAACACGGTGATCTGGAAGCCCTCACCGACCCAGCAGCTCGCCGCCTCGCTGACCATGGAGCTGCTCGAGGAGGCCGGGCTGCCGCCCGGGGTGATCAACATGCTGCCCGGCGACGGGGTGGCCGTCTCCGACGTGGTGCTGGGCGACCCCGACCTGGCCGGCATCCACTTCACCGGCTCCACCCCGACCTTCCAGCACCTGTGGCGCACGGTGGGGGAGAACATCGCCTCCTACCGCACCTACCCCCGGCTGGTCGGGGAGACCGGCGGCAAGGACTTCGTCGTCGCCCACCCCTCCGCGGACCCCGCGGCGCTGCGCACCGCGCTGATCCGCGGCGCCTTCGAGTACCAGGGGCAGAAGTGCTCGGCCGCCTCGCGTGCGTACGTCGCGCGCTCGGTGTGGGACCGGATCCGCGACGACCTGGTCGCCGAGGTGGAGAGCCTGAGCATGGGCGACGTGCGCGACCTGTCGCACTTCATGGGCGCGGTCATCGACGCCCGCGCGTTCGCCAAGCACGAGGCGGCGATCTCGCGCGCCCGGGCCACGGACTCGCTGCGGGTGCTGGCCGGCGGCGAGTGCGACGACTCGGTCGGGTGGTTCGTGCGCCCCACCGTGGTCGAGGGCGGGGACCCGACCGACGAGATGTTCCGCACCGAGTACTTCGGCCCGATCCTGGCCGTCCACGTCTACGACGACGGCGACTTCGAGACGGTCGTGGACCAGATGGAGTCCTCGGCGCCGTACGCGCTGACCGGTGCCGTGGTGGCCCGGGACCGGCGCGCGATCACCTGGGCCAGCGAGCGGCTGCGCTTCGCCGCCGGCAACTTCTACGTCAACGACAAGCCGACCGGTGCGGTCGTGGGCCAGCAGCCCTTCGGCGGCGGCCGGGCGTCGGGCACCAACGACAAGGCCGGCGCCGCGAGCAACCTGCTGCGCTGGACCTCGCCGCGCTCGATCAAGGAGACCTTCGTGCCCCCGACCGACCACCGCTACCCGCACATGGAGAGCGACTGA
- a CDS encoding anti-sigma factor family protein, with protein sequence MIGHLGTRVSALLDGQLTEAEADRAWAHVHQCHSCRDQVEREGWVKTRLAGLALGGAQAPDGLKGSLRGALAVTHPGPALGVPPGDAYLALATAPAHRSRRAVVAVGSGALGAAVLGVVVMSTGPASAPQPDRTPAPASVNQVTPSHGPTPLLGPVRRQP encoded by the coding sequence GTGATCGGTCACCTCGGCACCCGCGTCAGCGCGCTGCTCGACGGCCAGCTCACCGAGGCCGAGGCCGACCGCGCCTGGGCCCACGTGCACCAGTGCCACAGCTGCCGCGACCAGGTGGAGCGCGAGGGCTGGGTCAAGACCCGGCTCGCCGGGCTGGCCCTGGGCGGTGCCCAGGCGCCCGACGGCCTGAAGGGCTCGCTGCGCGGGGCCCTCGCCGTGACGCACCCGGGCCCGGCCCTCGGCGTACCGCCAGGCGATGCCTACCTGGCCCTGGCGACCGCGCCGGCCCACCGGTCCCGTCGCGCGGTCGTCGCCGTCGGCAGCGGCGCTCTCGGCGCCGCCGTCCTGGGCGTGGTCGTGATGAGCACCGGCCCCGCCTCGGCCCCCCAGCCCGACCGCACGCCCGCACCGGCGTCGGTCAACCAGGTGACCCCCTCGCACGGGCCCACGCCGCTGCTCGGACCGGTACGCCGCCAGCCCTGA
- a CDS encoding O-methyltransferase, which translates to MPEDDVLAAARARAAEVGVVPIGSGSGAALRFLASVLEARAVVEVGTGTGVSGLWLLRGMRADGVLTTVDIETEHQRLARQSFTEAGIPTNRARTISGAALDVLPRLTDGHYDLVFCDGDKTEYSAYLAEAMRLLRPGGVVAFDNALWHDRVADPSQRDEETVAIRELGKEIAAHDELVSLLLPVGDGLLLAKKEWNPETH; encoded by the coding sequence GTGCCCGAGGACGACGTCCTCGCCGCGGCGCGGGCCCGCGCCGCCGAGGTCGGTGTCGTCCCCATCGGTTCCGGCAGCGGCGCAGCCCTGCGCTTCCTCGCCTCCGTGCTCGAGGCCCGCGCCGTCGTCGAGGTCGGCACCGGCACCGGGGTCTCCGGGCTCTGGCTGCTGCGGGGCATGCGCGCCGACGGCGTGCTCACCACCGTGGACATCGAGACCGAGCACCAGCGCCTCGCCCGCCAGTCCTTCACCGAGGCTGGGATCCCCACCAACCGCGCCCGGACGATCTCCGGCGCGGCCCTCGACGTGCTCCCGCGCCTGACCGACGGCCACTACGACCTGGTCTTCTGCGACGGCGACAAGACGGAGTACTCCGCCTACCTCGCCGAGGCGATGCGCCTGCTGCGGCCCGGCGGCGTGGTGGCCTTCGACAACGCCCTGTGGCACGACCGCGTGGCCGACCCCTCCCAGCGTGACGAGGAGACCGTGGCCATCCGCGAGCTGGGCAAGGAGATCGCCGCCCACGACGAGCTCGTCTCCCTGCTCCTCCCCGTCGGCGACGGGCTGCTGCTCGCGAAGAAGGAGTGGAACCCCGAGACCCACTGA
- a CDS encoding WS/DGAT/MGAT family O-acyltransferase, giving the protein MSERLRPRDLAMLAEETPASPMHNATVEIFDPGESGFDHERLRDLISERISFVPRYRQRLQTVPGRLANPVWVDDPHFDLEFHVRRSALPRPGNADQLRELVARIVSRPLDRNRPLWEVYFIEGLSEGRVALLYKSHQVLVDGVHTVELGQVLLDTSPEPKELGTDPWRPRRGPSPSSLVVGALRDHLRDPATLLDTARSRADEVLRGADESAHRFARVASGLSGRPPERITPLSGPLSQQRRVVGVVRPLEDHRRIRTAHGGTVNDVVLASVAGGLRAWLMNRAESLAGVRKVRAVVPVSVIDEELEATSLGSQIAAHEVDLPVGEPSPVVRLHQVSYSFKVHQETGRAVAANRLAGIAGFAPATFHAIGARVAAAERRRGFHLTVTNVPGPQTPLYAAGARMVATYPVPSLLPGQSVAIGVTSYDGQVYYGITADRDLVPDADVLAQSIGEALDELLDTVTGGRPKAPRGRRRTKEKQS; this is encoded by the coding sequence ATGAGTGAGCGACTGCGCCCCCGGGACCTGGCGATGCTGGCCGAGGAGACGCCGGCGTCCCCGATGCACAACGCCACCGTCGAGATCTTCGATCCGGGGGAGAGCGGTTTCGACCACGAGCGCCTCCGTGACCTGATCTCCGAGCGGATCTCCTTCGTGCCGCGCTATCGCCAGCGCCTGCAGACGGTGCCCGGCCGCCTGGCCAACCCGGTGTGGGTCGACGACCCGCACTTCGACCTGGAGTTCCACGTGCGGCGCTCGGCGCTGCCGCGACCCGGCAACGCCGACCAGCTGCGCGAGCTGGTGGCCCGCATCGTGTCGCGGCCGCTCGACCGCAACCGCCCGCTGTGGGAGGTCTACTTCATCGAGGGCCTGTCCGAGGGACGGGTCGCGCTGCTCTACAAGTCTCACCAGGTGCTGGTGGACGGCGTGCACACCGTCGAGCTCGGCCAGGTGCTGCTGGACACGTCCCCGGAGCCCAAGGAGCTCGGCACCGACCCGTGGCGCCCGCGCCGCGGTCCCTCGCCGAGCTCGCTGGTGGTCGGCGCGCTGCGTGACCACCTCCGCGACCCCGCGACCCTGCTCGACACCGCCCGCAGTCGCGCGGACGAGGTCCTCCGCGGCGCCGACGAGTCGGCCCACCGGTTCGCCCGGGTCGCCTCCGGGCTGTCCGGCAGGCCCCCCGAGCGGATCACCCCGCTCAGCGGCCCCCTCTCCCAGCAGCGCCGCGTCGTGGGTGTCGTGCGCCCCCTGGAGGACCACCGCCGCATCCGCACCGCGCACGGCGGCACCGTCAACGACGTGGTGCTGGCCAGCGTCGCCGGCGGCCTGCGCGCCTGGCTGATGAACCGTGCGGAGTCGCTGGCCGGGGTGCGCAAGGTGCGCGCCGTCGTGCCGGTCTCGGTCATCGACGAGGAGCTCGAGGCGACCTCGCTGGGATCGCAGATCGCCGCCCACGAGGTCGACCTGCCGGTGGGCGAGCCCAGCCCCGTGGTCCGGCTGCACCAGGTCTCCTACTCCTTCAAGGTGCACCAGGAGACCGGTCGCGCGGTCGCGGCGAACCGGCTCGCGGGCATCGCCGGCTTCGCCCCCGCGACCTTCCACGCCATCGGCGCCCGGGTGGCGGCCGCGGAGCGGCGCCGGGGCTTCCACCTCACCGTGACCAACGTGCCCGGCCCGCAGACACCGCTGTACGCCGCCGGCGCCCGGATGGTGGCGACCTATCCGGTCCCGTCGCTGCTGCCGGGCCAGTCGGTCGCCATCGGCGTGACGTCGTACGACGGGCAGGTCTACTACGGCATCACCGCCGACCGGGACCTGGTCCCGGACGCCGACGTGCTCGCCCAGAGCATCGGCGAGGCGCTCGACGAGCTGCTCGACACCGTGACCGGCGGCCGGCCCAAGGCGCCGCGCGGGCGCCGGCGTACCAAGGAGAAGCAGTCGTGA
- a CDS encoding S1C family serine protease: protein MNDHDEPAPRPAPDEGEPTQPIAPSAAAPSWTPPAGPRPVAPPPPWAGYGAPPTAPLPPPDPAHRRARPSGWVWPTVAALALVVGVLGGYGGSVLHDELAERDPGTVSAGLAGVDLVELPPLDGEEGSVAAVAQALLPSTVQILAQVDGEGGATGSGFVLDKQGHIVTNNHVVADATRGDDSITIVDQDGSRYSAEVVGRSPVYDLAVLYAEDAKDLTPAALGASQALRVGETVVAIGSPLGLSSTVTAGIVSALQRPVTTGDSANDSSYINAVQTDAAINPGNSGGPLVNLRGQVVGVNSAIATTGGTLLGSESGNIGVGFAIPIEQVRITADQILRTGEARYPVIGAKVQTGRREGAGAEIDSVMAGSPAEDSGLRAGDLVVAIDGERVSDGIALIVAIRTHQPGETVEFTVLRDGEERRVEVELDSEVG, encoded by the coding sequence GTGAACGACCACGACGAGCCCGCGCCCCGGCCCGCACCCGACGAGGGTGAGCCGACCCAGCCGATCGCGCCGTCGGCCGCGGCACCGAGCTGGACGCCGCCCGCTGGGCCGCGGCCGGTGGCGCCTCCGCCGCCGTGGGCGGGCTACGGAGCGCCGCCGACCGCGCCGCTGCCGCCGCCCGACCCTGCGCACCGGCGCGCCCGTCCCAGCGGCTGGGTGTGGCCGACCGTCGCCGCGCTCGCGCTCGTGGTCGGAGTGCTCGGCGGCTACGGCGGCTCCGTGCTCCACGACGAGCTGGCCGAGCGTGACCCCGGCACGGTGAGTGCCGGGCTCGCGGGGGTCGACCTCGTGGAGCTGCCGCCGCTGGACGGCGAGGAGGGCTCGGTCGCCGCGGTCGCCCAGGCGCTCCTGCCGAGCACCGTGCAGATCCTGGCGCAGGTCGACGGCGAGGGCGGTGCCACCGGCTCCGGCTTCGTGCTGGACAAGCAGGGACACATCGTCACCAACAACCACGTCGTCGCCGACGCCACCCGGGGCGACGACTCGATCACGATCGTCGACCAGGACGGCAGCCGCTACTCCGCCGAGGTCGTGGGACGCAGCCCGGTCTACGACCTCGCCGTGCTGTACGCCGAGGACGCCAAGGACCTGACCCCGGCCGCGCTGGGCGCCTCGCAGGCGCTGCGGGTGGGGGAGACGGTCGTCGCCATCGGGTCGCCGCTCGGGCTGAGCTCGACGGTGACCGCCGGCATCGTCAGCGCCCTCCAGCGCCCGGTCACCACCGGGGACTCGGCCAACGACTCCTCCTACATCAACGCCGTCCAGACCGACGCCGCGATCAACCCCGGCAACTCCGGCGGGCCGCTGGTCAACCTGCGCGGCCAGGTGGTCGGGGTGAACTCCGCGATCGCCACCACCGGCGGCACCCTGCTCGGCAGCGAGTCGGGCAACATCGGCGTGGGCTTCGCGATCCCGATCGAGCAGGTCCGGATCACCGCCGACCAGATCCTGCGCACCGGAGAGGCGCGCTACCCCGTGATCGGCGCAAAGGTCCAGACCGGTCGGCGCGAGGGCGCGGGGGCGGAGATCGACTCCGTCATGGCCGGCAGCCCCGCCGAGGACAGCGGCCTGCGCGCCGGTGATCTGGTGGTGGCCATCGACGGCGAGCGGGTGAGCGACGGCATCGCGCTGATCGTGGCGATCCGCACCCACCAGCCGGGCGAGACGGTGGAGTTCACCGTCCTGCGCGACGGCGAGGAGCGGCGGGTCGAGGTCGAGCTCGACTCCGAGGTGGGCTGA
- the sigE gene encoding RNA polymerase sigma factor SigE, with protein sequence MDTHQERDVDTSGEVPTWDEVVERHSDRVYRLAYRLTGDRHDAEDLTQEVFVRVFRSLSTYTPGTFEGWLHRITTNLFLDQARRKQRIRFDALSDARADRLTSSSLPPEAAYTEQRFDDDVESALAILPPDFRAAVVLCDVEGLPYEEIADILGAKLGTVRSRIHRGRAMLRTALAHRAPAAGRTRYSGPVPDLLTPADVATGRALGRGAQ encoded by the coding sequence ATGGACACCCACCAGGAGCGGGACGTCGACACCTCCGGCGAGGTGCCCACCTGGGACGAGGTCGTCGAGCGCCACTCCGACCGCGTCTACCGCCTCGCCTACCGCCTGACCGGCGACCGCCACGACGCCGAGGACCTCACCCAGGAGGTCTTCGTCCGGGTGTTCCGCTCGCTGTCGACCTACACACCGGGCACCTTCGAGGGCTGGCTGCACCGGATCACCACCAACCTCTTCCTCGACCAAGCCCGCCGCAAGCAGCGCATCCGCTTCGACGCGCTCTCCGATGCCCGCGCCGACCGGCTGACCAGCAGCTCGCTGCCCCCGGAGGCGGCCTACACCGAGCAGCGCTTCGACGACGACGTCGAGTCCGCGCTCGCCATCCTGCCTCCGGACTTCCGCGCCGCGGTCGTGCTGTGCGACGTCGAGGGGCTGCCCTACGAGGAGATCGCCGACATCCTCGGCGCCAAGCTCGGCACCGTGCGCTCCCGCATCCACCGCGGCCGCGCGATGCTGCGCACCGCGCTCGCACATCGGGCGCCGGCCGCCGGTCGCACCCGCTACTCCGGCCCGGTCCCGGACCTCCTCACCCCGGCCGACGTCGCCACCGGCCGGGCGCTCGGACGGGGCGCGCAGTGA
- a CDS encoding DUF2505 domain-containing protein — MGTRVSHTLTYDAPLAHVHAMLLDPDFRQEVCARCKVVSSAASLEPLPTGHRITIEQVQSAAGLPSFATRIVGDSIRIVQVETWAASDRADVEITIPGKPGEISGSIVLTESGGVTAQQVELDVRVRIPLVAGKVEKLVGEMLVKALSVENTVGRERLTRSA; from the coding sequence ATGGGCACCCGCGTGAGCCACACCCTGACCTACGACGCGCCGCTCGCCCACGTGCACGCGATGCTGCTCGACCCCGACTTCCGCCAGGAGGTGTGCGCGCGGTGCAAGGTGGTCAGCTCCGCGGCCAGCCTCGAGCCGCTGCCGACCGGGCACCGGATCACCATCGAGCAGGTGCAGTCCGCGGCCGGCCTGCCGTCCTTCGCCACCCGGATCGTGGGCGACTCGATCCGGATCGTGCAGGTCGAGACCTGGGCGGCGTCGGACCGCGCGGACGTCGAGATCACGATCCCGGGCAAGCCCGGCGAGATCAGCGGCAGCATCGTGCTCACCGAGTCCGGCGGCGTCACCGCCCAGCAGGTCGAGCTCGACGTGCGGGTCCGGATCCCGCTGGTGGCCGGCAAGGTCGAGAAGCTGGTCGGCGAGATGCTGGTCAAGGCGCTGTCGGTGGAGAACACCGTCGGGCGCGAGCGCCTCACCCGCTCGGCCTGA
- a CDS encoding helix-turn-helix domain-containing protein: MAGTPRFLTLADVAEVLNTSAAQVYALVRRGELPAIKIGGRGQWRVESSQLEEFIARMYAETRTFVDEHPFVEAEPSADPHH, encoded by the coding sequence ATGGCTGGCACGCCCCGCTTCCTCACCCTCGCCGACGTGGCCGAGGTCCTCAACACCTCCGCGGCGCAGGTCTACGCGCTGGTCCGCCGCGGCGAGCTGCCGGCGATCAAGATCGGCGGGCGGGGGCAGTGGCGCGTGGAGTCCAGCCAGCTGGAGGAGTTCATCGCGCGGATGTACGCCGAGACCCGCACGTTCGTCGACGAGCACCCGTTCGTGGAGGCCGAACCGAGCGCAGATCCGCACCACTGA
- a CDS encoding CpaB family protein, with product MSRAPGQVVRSAVPAATRMRRPGWRDPRLWAGVALVAVSVVVGSRVLAAADDRVPVWAVAADLGAGDVLTADDLVAHDVGFADRARLEGYFTADDQIPADLRLLRPVGAGELLPRSAVGPAADAGTVQVPVAVDQVPPAVGPGSTVDVYLVAGAGADPATPAAGPALDDVAVVEVPATDDAYGVSGRRQLVLAVEETDVAAFFERLGRSGDAVVTVTLGR from the coding sequence GTGTCCAGAGCACCCGGTCAGGTCGTCAGGTCCGCCGTCCCGGCGGCCACCCGCATGCGCCGGCCGGGGTGGCGGGACCCGCGCCTGTGGGCCGGGGTGGCGCTCGTCGCGGTCTCGGTCGTCGTGGGCTCGCGGGTGCTGGCCGCCGCCGACGACCGGGTGCCGGTCTGGGCGGTCGCCGCCGACCTGGGCGCCGGCGACGTGCTCACCGCCGACGACCTGGTCGCCCACGACGTGGGCTTCGCCGACCGGGCCCGCCTGGAGGGCTACTTCACCGCCGACGACCAGATCCCGGCCGACCTGCGGCTGCTGCGCCCGGTCGGGGCCGGCGAGCTGCTGCCGCGCTCCGCGGTCGGACCCGCCGCCGACGCCGGCACGGTCCAGGTCCCGGTCGCCGTGGACCAGGTCCCGCCGGCCGTCGGACCGGGCTCGACGGTCGACGTCTACCTCGTCGCCGGGGCGGGGGCCGACCCGGCGACGCCGGCCGCCGGCCCGGCGCTCGACGACGTGGCGGTGGTCGAGGTGCCGGCCACCGACGACGCCTACGGGGTCAGCGGCCGGCGCCAACTGGTGCTCGCGGTCGAGGAGACCGACGTGGCCGCGTTCTTCGAGCGGCTCGGCCGCAGCGGCGACGCGGTCGTCACCGTGACCCTGGGCAGGTGA
- a CDS encoding DUF6912 family protein, protein MSTRVYVPTTLEGLAAHVAAGEVPAGEDRFVAPDETEEGEYAALTEAALASAELLGAPGRRVVLVAEVADPDGPVPLGDLVAVHVDIDAEPDPDDDLAWFATQEIPHLLDGSAF, encoded by the coding sequence GTGAGCACCCGGGTCTACGTCCCCACCACCCTCGAGGGGCTCGCCGCCCACGTCGCGGCCGGCGAGGTGCCGGCCGGTGAGGACCGGTTCGTCGCACCCGACGAGACCGAGGAGGGCGAGTACGCCGCGCTCACCGAGGCCGCCCTGGCCTCCGCGGAGCTGCTGGGCGCCCCCGGGCGGCGCGTCGTCCTGGTCGCGGAGGTCGCCGACCCCGACGGGCCGGTGCCGCTGGGGGACCTGGTGGCGGTCCACGTCGACATCGACGCCGAGCCCGACCCCGACGACGACCTGGCCTGGTTCGCCACCCAGGAGATCCCGCACCTGCTCGACGGCTCCGCCTTCTGA
- a CDS encoding AAA family ATPase — protein MRGPVVVLVVAAGAAWESRAMTLLGETPGVVVLKRCVDVDDLLAAASAGQADVAVVGLDAPGLDGAAIDHLRAHAVHAVAVTPRSTPADAARLHAARLGLASALEEDGLDDLPAAVLAAGEQAPSPPSASVDRDGVVHAHDGAADPDPARPGRVVAVWGPAGAPGRSTVAVALAAELARRGLRTVLVDADPHAASLAQQLGILDEVSGLLAAARLASAGQLAGRFATVQRALGEHLSVVTGLPRPDRWPEVRPGALEVLLDVARASGQVVVDTGASLETDPLADVGPRPARNQLTLAALETADEVVVVGTPDPVGLARLARGLVELRESGVRAPVRVVLNRMRPTLGWSEQDVAGMVSGFVPLAGLHFLPEDRAATDRALVTGRTLLDGGESALARGVGLLADALLGTPARTVRTRRAGRARRR, from the coding sequence GTGCGGGGCCCCGTCGTCGTCCTGGTGGTCGCGGCCGGTGCCGCGTGGGAGTCACGGGCGATGACGCTGCTGGGGGAGACCCCCGGCGTGGTGGTGCTCAAGCGGTGCGTGGACGTCGACGACCTGCTCGCCGCCGCCTCCGCGGGCCAGGCCGACGTGGCGGTCGTCGGGCTCGACGCGCCCGGGCTGGACGGGGCGGCGATCGACCACCTGCGCGCCCACGCCGTGCACGCGGTGGCGGTCACGCCCCGCTCGACTCCCGCGGACGCCGCGCGGCTGCACGCCGCGCGCCTCGGTCTCGCCTCGGCGCTCGAGGAGGACGGGCTCGACGACCTGCCCGCCGCGGTCCTGGCCGCAGGTGAGCAGGCCCCGTCGCCGCCGAGCGCCTCGGTGGACCGAGACGGCGTGGTGCACGCGCACGACGGTGCGGCGGACCCCGACCCGGCGCGCCCGGGCCGGGTCGTCGCGGTGTGGGGGCCGGCCGGCGCCCCCGGGCGCTCCACGGTCGCGGTCGCGCTGGCCGCGGAGCTCGCCCGGCGCGGGCTGCGCACCGTGCTCGTCGATGCCGACCCGCACGCGGCGAGCCTGGCCCAGCAGCTCGGCATCCTCGACGAGGTCTCGGGCCTGCTCGCCGCCGCCCGGCTGGCCTCCGCGGGTCAGCTCGCTGGGCGGTTCGCCACCGTGCAGCGGGCCCTGGGCGAGCACCTCTCGGTGGTCACCGGGCTGCCGCGCCCGGACCGCTGGCCCGAGGTGCGCCCCGGCGCGCTCGAGGTGCTCCTCGACGTGGCTCGAGCGAGCGGGCAGGTGGTCGTGGACACGGGGGCGAGCCTGGAGACCGATCCGCTGGCCGACGTCGGGCCGCGACCGGCGCGCAACCAGCTCACCCTGGCGGCGCTGGAGACGGCCGACGAGGTGGTGGTGGTCGGCACCCCTGACCCGGTCGGGCTGGCGCGGTTGGCCCGCGGGCTGGTGGAGCTTCGCGAGAGCGGCGTGCGGGCGCCGGTGCGCGTGGTGCTGAACCGGATGCGACCGACCCTGGGCTGGTCCGAGCAGGACGTGGCGGGGATGGTGTCGGGGTTCGTGCCGCTCGCCGGGCTGCACTTCCTGCCCGAGGACCGGGCCGCGACCGACCGCGCGCTGGTCACCGGACGCACCCTCCTCGACGGCGGGGAGTCCGCGCTGGCGCGCGGGGTGGGGCTCCTCGCCGACGCCCTGCTCGGGACGCCGGCGAGGACCGTCAGGACGCGAAGAGCAGGTAGAGCCCGCCGGCGGTGA